One part of the Diadema setosum chromosome 22, eeDiaSeto1, whole genome shotgun sequence genome encodes these proteins:
- the LOC140245559 gene encoding tripartite motif-containing protein 5-like — MDLVKEFKEQLTCPVCQDMTRDARQLNCGHTFCYGCIDSLIEFRKRRGDWYTMGIECPTCRVPTRPRGLFQRNWMVDNIISVIDSLQNNAALNMCNVHPRNEKNYYCEQCKVLVCSDCVIKDHFRHGEPPKDLDEMTEIVSTKMQSLIAKCRERENEHSRYKASVNKIRSKGNQILKRLKKDVSKEYEVKRKLLKENKKRLLNKIAEKERCLLQTMDEAVSADEMVSSRVSRARIEAMIRLSKGSKVEVVESYTDWAKKLKEDLDIEIPGTSDEDREIQFLERLYFEKSYSEESLSLGKLKYQKLIYLSDDDSRADDTNRTNDGSDNDGEDDSDGDTDDSSHSDVSLEDFSEFKTDYKLFT; from the coding sequence ATGGATCTGGTCAAGGAGTTTAAAGAGCAGCTTACGTGTCCCGTTTGTCAAGACATGACTCGGGATGCCAGACAGCTCAACTGTGGCCACACGTTCTGTTATGGGTGTATAGATTCCTTGATCGAATTCAGGAAGCGAAGAGGGGACTGGTATACAATGGGTATCGAGTGCCCAACCTGCCGAGTTCCGACTCGTCCTAGGGGTTTATTTCAAAGAAACTGGATGGTGGATAATATCATCAGTGTCATAGACTCCCTTCAGAACAATGCCGCCTTGAACATGTGCAACGTCCATCccagaaatgaaaagaattatTACTGCGAGCAGTGTAAAGTCCTGGTGTGCAGTGACTGCGTCATCAAAGATCATTTTCGTCACGGAGAGCCGCCGAAGGACCTTGATGAGATGACTGAGATTGTTTCGACGAAAATGCAATCTTTGATAGCTAAGTGTCGTGAACGAGAAAATGAGCACAGCAGGTATAAGGCTTCCGTCAATAAAATCAGGTCGAAAGGAAATCAGATATTAAAGCGCTTGAAGAAGGATGTCAGTAAGGAATATGAGGTAAAACGAAAGCTGCTGAAAGAGAACAAGAAACGTCTGCTCAATAAGATCGCTGAAAAGGAAAGATGTCTGCTGCAGACCATGGATGAAGCAGTGTCCGCCGATGAGATGGTGTCCTCTCGCGTATCTCGGGCTCGTATTGAAGCGATGATCAGACTGAGCAAAGGAAGTAAAGTAGAAGTTGTCGAGTCATACACGGACTGGGCCAAGAAATTGAAAGAGGACTTGGATATTGAAATCCCAGGAACTTCTGACGAAGATAGGGAAATACAATTTCTTGAGAGATTATATTTCGAGAAAAGCTACTCCGAGGAGAGTCTGTCGCTTGGTAAACTCAAATATCAAAAGTTGATTTATTTGTCAGATGACGACAGTCGAGCTGACGATACAAATAGGACTAATGACGGCTCTGATAACGATGGAGAGGATGATAGTGATGGCGATACGGATGATTCTAGCCATAGTGATGTGAGCTTGGAGGATTTTAGTGAATTCAAAACGGATTATAAATTATTTACATGA